In a genomic window of Saccharomyces paradoxus chromosome X, complete sequence:
- the SAG1 gene encoding Sag1p (Alpha-agglutinin of alpha-cells~similar to YJR004C) — MFTFLKITVWLCSLVLAFAAKINDISFSNLEITPLTANKQPDQGWTASFDFTIADASSIREGDDFTLSMPHVYRIKLSDSSQKTTISLRDGTEAFKCYVSQQAAYLYENTTFTCTAQTNLSSYNTIDGSMTFSLNFSNGNSKYEYELENAKFFKSGPMLVQLGDQMSDVVNFDSAAFTENVLHSGRTTGYGSFESYHLGMRCPNGYFLGGTEKIDYDNFNHNINLDCSSVQVYSSNDFNDWWFPQSYNDTNADITCFGSNLWITLDEKLDDGEMVWVNALQSLPANINTIDHALEFQYTCFDTIANTTYASQFSTTREFIVYQGRNLGTASAKSTFTSSSITGLTSTYTSAHSTESTSTIETGTQSTSEVISHVGTISTKLIPATTTGTSTHNSAYSRESTSTIETGGQTTSEVISHLETVSTEPPLTAVPIVTSTSEWTSGMKTHTPQSTSSASAMINSTSLTSSSAVLETSDVSFVKMHTDTITNTSPVSSEEPTCVTSTRNFLNSFSSRQSSNSSKYTSTPHASSVPASKSLLSSSFVPTTAPILNTSIKTESTEYFEYSALTTSTVASNSLSETVLSSQGTKSDTSSASSLMAYYSSTSGSQPFSTQRNSTSTSIIISIYEGKASMFFSSELCSIFFLVLSYLLF, encoded by the coding sequence ATGTTTacttttctcaaaataACTGTTTGGCTTTGTTCCTTGGTGCTGGCCTTTGCTGCAAAGATCAATGATATctcattttccaatttaGAAATTACTCCACTAACTGCGAATAAGCAACCCGATCAAGGTTGGACCGCCAGTTTTGATTTTACTATCGCGGATGCGTCTTCTATTAGAGAGGGCGATGATTTCACATTATCAATGCCCCATGTTTATAGGATTAAGCTGTCAGATTCATCGCAAAAAACAACTATTTCTTTGAGGGACGGTACTGAGGCCTTCAAATGCTATGTTTCGCAACAAGCTGCGTATTTGTATGAGAATACTACTTTCACGTGTACTGCTCAAACTAATTTGTCCTCTTATAATACAATTGACGGTTCCATGACATTTTCACTTAATTTTAGCAATGGTAATTCAAAGTATGAATATGAGTTAGAAAACGCtaagtttttcaaatctggGCCAATGCTTGTTCAACTTGGTGATCAAATGTCTGATGTGGTGAATTTCGATTCCGCTGCATTTACAGAAAATGTTTTGCATTCTGGGCGTACAACTGGTTACGGCTCTTTTGAAAGTTATCACTTGGGTATGCGTTGTCCAAACGGATATTTCCTGGGTGGTACTGAAAAGATTGATTACGACAATTTCAATCACAATATCAATTTGGATTGTTCTTCGGTCCAGGTTTATTCATCTAATGATTTTAACGATTGGTGGTTTCCGCAAAGCTACAATGATACCAATGCCGACATTACTTGTTTTGGTAGTAATTTGTGGATTACACTTGACGAAAAACTAGATGATGGTGAAATGGTATGGGTTAACGCATTGCAATCTCTACCCGCTAATATAAACACTATAGATCATGCGTTGGAATTTCAATACACATGTTTTGATACTATAGCAAATACTACATATGCTTCGCAATTCTCGACTACTAGGGAATTCATTGTTTATCAGGGTCGGAACCTTGGTACAGCTAGCGCCAAAAGCACTTTTACTTCATCCTCTATTACCGGTCTGACAAGTACATATACTAGTGCACATTCCACAGAATCCACTTCCACAATAGAAACAGGCACTCAAAGCACGTCGGAAGTAATCAGTCATGTGGGGACTATCAGCACAAAACTGATTCCAGCTACTACTACCGGTACAAGTACACACAATAGTGCATATTCCAGAGAATCCACTTCCACAATAGAAACAGGCGGTCAAACGACATCAGAAGTGATCAGTCATTTGGAAACCGTCAGCACAGAACCGCCTTTGACCGCCGTACCTATTGTGACTTCAACATCTGAATGGACAAGCGGTATGAAAACTCACACCCCGCAATCCACTTCTTCCGCCTCCGCAATGATCAATAGCACATCATTAACCTCTTCATCAGCAGTATTAGAAACATCGGATGTTTCATTTGTCAAGATGCACACTGACACTATTACCAATACTAGTCCTGTTTCTTCTGAAGAGCCCACTTGTGTAACCTCCACGAGAAACTTCTTGAACTCCTTTAGCAGCAGacagtcatccaattcTTCCAAGTATACGTCTACTCCACACGCATCATCTGTGCCCGCAAGCAAGTCATTACTAAGTTCCAGTTTTGTGCCGACTACTGCGCCAATACTTAATACATCTATCAAAACGGAGAGTACAGAATACTTTGAGTACTCGGCTTTGACAACATCTACAGTTGCCTCTAATTCTTTAAGTGAAACAGTACTCTCATCTCAAGGTACGAAAAGTGATACCTCTTCAGCGTCGTCGTTAATGGCATATTATTCTTCAACATCAGGCAGCCAACCGTTTAGTACCCAACGGAACTCCACATCAACCTCTATTATAATTTCAATCTACGAAGGTAAAGCTTCTATGTTTTTCTCAAGTGAGCTCTGTTCCATCTTTTTCCTGGTTCTGTCGTACTTGCTATTTTAA